The region TACGGGTGCAATCCGACAAAAGGCCAACCCTGTCATCACTGCATAGTTCCAGTTTTATTCCCTGCATTAAACATATGTTAAGTCATGTGGGGCACTTTTACAAAGAGAGCAAGTGAAAATTTTGatgcaaaattaatttttttaattgcacCTCAGATGATCTCCTCTTAATTGCTGCTTCGAGGCAATTAATTACGTGCTGTCTTTCCGCTTCTGAATTAATGGGGTATCCGTCTGTATGCCGAATGAAATATTCCTAGCGAAGTGAAGCATATGACAGTAAGACCGACAAGGATGAAAGCCAAGAACCAAATAAAGCTTTGCTGGAGTATTAATTGCatattcacaaaattaaatgcatTTGGCTGCTCTGCATATACAGCAAATTGTTACCTGTTGAGCCTCCGGCCCTTCAGCATTTATAGTTCCATGGAAAATCACGTATTGCATATCGGTTATGGTGCATACTGTATCAAAGAGCAACTTAGGTCGATCCGGACAGCTCATGTTCACCACGGTGTACCCCTTTTCTACAAAGTTTTCAACAGCCACGAGGGGCCTGATCCGTTCATCAGTCACGCTACTGACATTTAGATTGTCATAATCACGGTCAGCATACATTATATGATGCAGCCTTCTCTGAGTTTGAGTAGAACCAACGGAGACAGCTGTATTGGCACTTTGCCATTCTTTGCTGCCTTTTAAAACATagagaagaagctgcttgaTGTTATTAAGCCGATCAGGATCATCTATTGGCAATCCATTTGCTTCGTCGGTGATGTAAACAACAGAAGCCATTCTCGAGTTGTGTGTCCATACTTCTGCAGCAACTATATTACACTTGCGATCAGCAAGAACAGCAAAGATCTCTGATAGCAATCCTGGCCTGTCTGGACCAGATAACTCAATCATTGTATGCTCTGTAGCGGACTGCACACCAACAGACCTCTCCAGCGCTCGGAAGCTGCACCCTCTTGGTCCCAGGGACTGTAATATAGTAAAACAGTTGTTTCATCATACAATTGAAAATAATCAAGCAGCAAACACGAGTTGCTCAGATCTAATTATGCCACTATCTGTATTGCATCACAGAATCATGTGTTAACTGTTCAGATATAATCATGATTCCATTTTCCTGTGCCATTCATCTTGTGCACGATCTTACTTTTCACCAAATTCTGAACTGATGTACTACTAATTATAAGAACTAACAAGAAAAAACTGTGTTTCTTAAGCATTCAAGAACATACTCTCACTATTGAACAAAAAACTGAATTTAAAGAATAACTGGTTTTCAGCATTCCCTAAAGTCTCACCAACTTAACAATCTATAGTAATTATACAAATGAAcgatttacttatttttttcaGGAAAAAAGTGGTTATATATATGAGTATACCTGTTGAACTTTCTCAGAAATGTTATCATCATAGACCTTATTTCCAAATTCGTCCGTGACATGAAAAACTGCATTTCAGAATagtaaaacaagaaaaataatcAGATTCCCAATCAACacaaattgcaaaaaaaaaaaaagaggattgAGGAATAATGACCATCCATAAACCATCCCCCATCAGAAGAAATGTAAGCCCTCTTGATTTGCAGATTCAGATCAGTAAGAACTTGCACCACCTCCAACAGACACCCCCTCTTATTAGCACtgtcaacctgcaaaatttcaGCCACAAATCACATCCTAATAAACCTAATTCCTCTCAAATCAAAGAGTTACCTTTATCAGCGTCGCCTTGTCATCAAATGCATTGTCAATAGTTACCCTACACAAGAAAAAGATTCTCGAATCAAGACCCTCCAAATCGAATTTTGATCGAAGCACAAACAGAGAACGCACTCTCCAGCATGCATAATTGCGAATTGTTTATGCTACCTCGGTGGGTTAATTCTAGAAGCAAGCTTCTGGAACTCGTCATCAACTCTGACTGATGAAGACCAGTGATACATTTCTCGAAAAAAGATCAAACTTTTTCTCTGGGGTCAGAATTcacaagtaaaaaaaatgaaaagggtCCTCTCTTTCTTCTTTCCGCGCGAATGAAATCTTGCAGAGAGGAGAAAAAAAGGGTGTCTCTAGGCGTTGGTTGAGAAATGGGGCAGTGGGCTTGTGAGCTGTAATCAAGAGATTTTGGAGGGATTCTCTTTCAACACACTTGTATAATAAATGTAGGTGTCTCTGCTCTTAAACGACATTCCTTCTCGGAGAGTACGGTCACACACAAATTACTGTCAAAATTCTAGGTAATTACTTATTTTTACTTTCATCTAATTTTGCTTATGAGATTGGATTCTACCAAAATAAAATGAGCATGTAGTTAGCTTGGCATAGTTGGATCCAGTGGCATATccaagattttgaatttagaaatACTCATAAATAATTATATCGATTTGAAGTCTAGAAGTCCGAGCAATCGATAGTAGAAAAAGTATAGGATGAAGTTTATGAATAGATACGTAAAGCAAGAGTCGAATGCTCATGCAAAAGAGCGGTTCAAGTCCTCTTCAAGGCATGGTATTAACGATGCTCATTAAAAGGCAATTGACGTGAAACTGTTTAGTACTCCAATATTTAATGATGAGAATATTGTTTATAGTATGCTCTTTTGTGTGAATAGGAAgctcataaaatttaaaattgtattcCACTCGTTCCATAAAAGAATATTTATGTaatgacataaattttaatgcataattgataatgTATGAGATGtacagaaagaaaaagtgatttgAATATTATAGTGGACAATAATACTTATCTTACTATTAGAAAGAGgaaaattactataaatgaaaatagacTGTTTTTATAAAACATAGTAACAAATTTGAAAAGAGTGTCTACTTTTATTAGAGGGAAGaagtataaattatataatacaaattcagaactctacatattttattcattggatgatgAAAAAATGACGgtatattagactatgttttcacgacattccggactcaacatgtgaaaaactcacatgttgatggaagaatgaatgaaacgaagaagagtccatgcatgctttattttttcacttctctgcattcacccattaataatagttttggttgtaatgggaagttgttgtgcaaatcaacaccattggattaaaagatctaacgacctccgtttggcatttgttctacgtttaagaatggttctacgtttaagaatggttctatcttgatcacaatcctatatatatatatatatatatatatatatatatatatatatagggttttgatctatgcaaaactatatttaaatacagaaacgcagaacaatatcatacgtagggcacttttaggtcatagttagttaatttttaggtcatgctaataaagcatgacctaaaatgatcttagcatgacattaaacccaaatattataatatgacctaaaattgcttaattatgaccttccgtgtttttggttaattattgaccattagatcatctaatcctagggccaagatttgggctgcatttctggatttaaatgcatttttattttgatcatcttcctatatatatatatatatatatatatataggggagcgttattctccttttcacatcttagatcatttttccttcttaatattacgcgttagatctaaggcatcaacggatcagattgattctataaaactggttccgtgttgcattatagaaggtggttgtatgcattacagggttattattgacatttgacggaaaagtaactgccacattttggtatctgcgatgcaccacatggtcacgagtaatgcatataattgactatataatgcacaatatgtgaactgcaatgcatacgaataagatgtaccatgttatgatgtttggacacacgtttcttgtttcccctaagggtttaataagcttaggggctagggtatagtacgtagacacgtatgaaatcttcacatggtaacgagtaatggatataattgactatataatgcacaatttgtgaactgcaatgcatacgaacaagatgtgctgtgttatgatgtttgacacacgtttcttgtttcccctaagggtttaataagcttaggg is a window of Salvia splendens isolate huo1 chromosome 3, SspV2, whole genome shotgun sequence DNA encoding:
- the LOC121793702 gene encoding ACT domain-containing protein ACR4-like; the encoded protein is MYHWSSSVRVDDEFQKLASRINPPRVTIDNAFDDKATLIKVDSANKRGCLLEVVQVLTDLNLQIKRAYISSDGGWFMDVFHVTDEFGNKVYDDNISEKVQQSLGPRGCSFRALERSVGVQSATEHTMIELSGPDRPGLLSEIFAVLADRKCNIVAAEVWTHNSRMASVVYITDEANGLPIDDPDRLNNIKQLLLYVLKGSKEWQSANTAVSVGSTQTQRRLHHIMYADRDYDNLNVSSVTDERIRPLVAVENFVEKGYTVVNMSCPDRPKLLFDTVCTITDMQYVIFHGTINAEGPEAQQEYFIRHTDGYPINSEAERQHVINCLEAAIKRRSSEGIKLELCSDDRVGLLSDCTRIFRENGLSVIRAEVTTRGTQAVNIFYVTDASGNTVKSETIEAVRKEIGLTILHVKEDAYSISPPQQGGGFSLGSIFRSRSEKFLYNLGLLKSCS